One Gemmatimonadota bacterium DNA window includes the following coding sequences:
- a CDS encoding FAD-binding oxidoreductase, which produces MSTAPGRFHTEPRIRAAYSEGAGIYRVVPSAVALPSSTAELAALMRWAAESDTPLTARGAGSGIPGNAVGSGVLVDLRERMPRRLEIDPATGTALTSANITQQELNAAAAAHGLRLPPDPSSSRWATLGGMVATNAAGARTVRYGPARPWVQGLELVTADGEVGWLGRSGGGMKPSLQAVERFQREAAPAIRAAAALVRARFPKVRKNTAGYALDHWLETGDLVDLLVGSEGTLAFMTTIRWRLCPIAPARSSLRIALRSLEDLEPVVQALVALDPSAVELLDRTFMELVGSAASESFRAEATLLVEFERETDAAARGVAGDAVRAVGASAGDIETALTPEAEERLWSLRHAASPILASLPPDRRSLQVIEDGCVPLPRLGAYVTAIRAAAARQGIMVVIFGHAGDGNVHVNALPQVDQAGWVERVTALYHEVNAAAIRLGGTVSGEHGDGRLRAPLLEAQYGPEVMALFRGVKTAFDPRGILNPGVKLATGLDPLGALKLGPGAAEIPADVAGALREIERTGGYARSRMEIAELQGSGNREAGSGAPAGA; this is translated from the coding sequence ATGAGCACCGCCCCGGGCCGGTTCCATACCGAGCCACGGATCCGCGCGGCCTATTCCGAAGGCGCCGGGATCTACCGCGTGGTGCCGAGTGCCGTCGCCCTGCCATCCTCCACGGCGGAGCTGGCTGCGCTGATGCGCTGGGCGGCGGAGAGCGATACACCGCTCACCGCGCGTGGCGCGGGCAGCGGGATCCCCGGCAACGCGGTGGGGAGCGGCGTCCTGGTCGACCTGCGGGAGCGGATGCCGCGGCGGCTGGAGATCGATCCGGCCACCGGCACCGCCCTCACCAGCGCCAACATCACCCAGCAGGAACTCAACGCCGCCGCCGCCGCGCACGGCCTCCGGCTCCCCCCCGATCCCTCGAGCAGTCGCTGGGCAACCCTGGGCGGGATGGTCGCCACCAACGCGGCCGGCGCGCGGACGGTACGCTATGGGCCCGCCCGGCCGTGGGTGCAGGGGCTCGAGCTGGTGACGGCGGATGGGGAGGTGGGGTGGCTCGGGCGGTCGGGCGGCGGGATGAAGCCGAGTCTGCAGGCGGTCGAGCGCTTCCAACGGGAGGCCGCGCCGGCCATCCGGGCGGCGGCGGCGCTGGTGCGGGCCCGGTTCCCGAAGGTGCGGAAGAACACCGCCGGCTATGCCCTGGATCACTGGCTCGAGACCGGCGACCTGGTGGACCTGCTGGTGGGCTCCGAGGGGACGCTCGCGTTCATGACCACGATCCGGTGGCGGCTCTGTCCCATCGCCCCGGCGCGGAGCAGCCTGCGGATCGCGCTCCGCTCCCTCGAGGACCTGGAGCCGGTGGTCCAGGCGCTGGTGGCGCTCGACCCCTCGGCGGTGGAGCTGCTGGACCGGACGTTCATGGAGTTGGTCGGCTCGGCGGCAAGTGAGTCCTTCAGGGCCGAGGCCACGCTCCTCGTCGAGTTCGAGCGGGAGACCGATGCCGCCGCCCGGGGGGTGGCCGGCGATGCGGTGCGGGCGGTCGGCGCCTCTGCCGGCGACATCGAGACCGCCCTCACCCCCGAGGCGGAGGAGCGGCTCTGGTCGCTGCGCCACGCGGCGAGCCCGATCCTCGCGAGCCTCCCGCCGGACCGGCGCTCCCTGCAGGTGATCGAGGACGGCTGCGTGCCGCTCCCCCGGCTCGGCGCGTACGTCACGGCCATCCGGGCCGCGGCCGCCCGCCAGGGGATCATGGTGGTCATCTTCGGCCACGCCGGTGACGGCAATGTCCACGTGAACGCCCTGCCCCAGGTGGACCAGGCCGGCTGGGTGGAGCGGGTGACCGCGCTGTACCACGAGGTGAACGCCGCAGCCATCCGGCTCGGCGGCACGGTGAGCGGGGAGCACGGCGACGGCCGACTCCGTGCCCCGCTGCTCGAGGCGCAGTACGGGCCCGAGGTGATGGCGCTGTTCCGGGGGGTGAAGACCGCCTTTGACCCCCGTGGTATCTTGAACCCCGGCGTGAAGCTCGCCACCGGGCTCGACCCGCTGGGCGCCCTCAAGCTCGGGCCCGGGGCGGCGGAGATCCCCGCCGACGTGGCCGGCGCGCTGCGGGAGATCGAGCGGACCGGGGGGTACGCCCGGAGCCGGATGGAGATCGCCGAACTGCAGGGAAGCGGGAACCGGGAAGCGGGAAGCGGAGCCCCAGCCGGGGCTTGA
- the thyX gene encoding FAD-dependent thymidylate synthase, translating into MDIITSPTITLIARPQFVEPGHLPVQWKGESSDGEKLAEFAGRICYMSQHNPAGRTTQEYLENILRQGHGSVFEHAVYVLLIEGISRSCSHELVRHRAGFGYSQLSQRYVDESHAAFVMPPAIIGDPALEREWTGQVQAAQHAYVQAVDHLMEKYGWVEDKVHRRKMAREAARSVLPNATEVKIVVSANIRAWRTMLELRLGEGAELEIRRMAMACLKALRKESPSFFADFEIYKGSDGTEAGRVGYHKV; encoded by the coding sequence ATGGATATCATCACATCCCCCACGATCACCCTCATCGCGCGGCCCCAGTTCGTGGAACCGGGCCACCTTCCCGTCCAGTGGAAGGGGGAGTCCTCCGATGGGGAGAAGCTGGCGGAGTTCGCCGGCCGGATCTGCTACATGAGCCAGCACAACCCGGCCGGCCGGACCACCCAGGAATACCTGGAGAACATCCTGCGGCAGGGGCACGGCTCGGTGTTCGAGCACGCGGTCTACGTGCTGCTGATCGAGGGGATCAGCCGGTCGTGCAGCCACGAGCTGGTGCGGCACCGGGCGGGGTTCGGCTACTCCCAGCTCTCCCAGCGCTACGTGGACGAGTCGCACGCGGCGTTCGTCATGCCCCCGGCGATCATCGGGGACCCGGCGCTGGAGCGGGAGTGGACCGGCCAGGTCCAGGCCGCCCAGCATGCCTACGTCCAGGCGGTGGACCACCTGATGGAGAAGTACGGCTGGGTGGAGGACAAGGTTCACCGCCGGAAGATGGCCCGCGAGGCCGCCCGGAGCGTCCTGCCCAACGCCACCGAGGTGAAGATCGTGGTGAGCGCCAACATCCGGGCCTGGCGGACCATGCTCGAGCTGCGGCTGGGGGAGGGGGCCGAGCTGGAGATCCGCCGGATGGCGATGGCCTGCCTCAAGGCGCTGCGGAAGGAGTCGCCCTCGTTCTTCGCGGACTTCGAGATCTACAAGGGGTCCGACGGGACGGAGGCGGGACGGGTGGGGTACCACAAGGTCTGA
- a CDS encoding D-alanine--D-alanine ligase, whose amino-acid sequence MASPSVSGSSRDLRYDLPQPDLYAEWDEPATIDAVERALRPLGEVIRLEAIADFPTKLAKARPDFVFNIAEGLYGPNREGHVPAICEFLGVPYSASDPMTLSLALHKSRAKEMLQLRGVPTAPFLLARTVADARNCTLPFPLFAKPAFEGSGKGVSVKSLCATRKELVRQVDYLLSTYREPVLVETYLPGAEFTVAIMGNGKEARCLPIVGMRFDELPEGAPPIYGYEAKWIWDRPDEPLEMFECPARVPARLATQIRAAALGAYGALECRDWCRVDIRCDAEGTPNVVELNPLPGILPDPRDNSCFPKAARAAGMSYDELIRSVADIAWRRISGRSLLAEAAA is encoded by the coding sequence ATCGCCTCCCCCAGTGTTTCCGGCTCTTCCCGCGATCTCCGCTACGACCTTCCCCAGCCAGACCTCTACGCCGAGTGGGACGAACCGGCGACCATCGATGCCGTCGAGCGCGCGCTCCGGCCGCTGGGCGAGGTGATCCGGCTCGAGGCGATCGCCGACTTCCCGACCAAGCTGGCCAAGGCGCGGCCCGATTTCGTCTTCAACATCGCCGAGGGGCTGTACGGCCCCAACCGCGAGGGCCACGTGCCGGCCATCTGCGAGTTCCTGGGCGTGCCCTACAGCGCCTCGGACCCGATGACGCTTTCCCTGGCGCTCCACAAGAGCCGGGCCAAGGAGATGCTGCAGCTCCGCGGGGTGCCCACCGCGCCGTTCCTGCTGGCGCGCACCGTGGCCGACGCCCGGAACTGCACCCTGCCCTTCCCGCTGTTCGCCAAGCCGGCGTTCGAGGGGTCGGGGAAGGGCGTGAGCGTGAAGAGCCTCTGCGCCACCCGGAAGGAGCTGGTGCGGCAGGTGGACTACCTGCTCTCGACCTACCGGGAGCCGGTGCTGGTCGAGACCTACCTGCCCGGGGCCGAGTTCACGGTGGCCATCATGGGGAACGGCAAGGAGGCGCGCTGCCTCCCGATCGTCGGGATGCGGTTCGACGAGCTCCCCGAGGGCGCCCCCCCGATCTACGGCTACGAGGCCAAGTGGATCTGGGACCGTCCCGATGAGCCGCTGGAGATGTTCGAGTGCCCCGCGCGGGTGCCGGCGCGGCTGGCCACCCAGATCCGGGCCGCGGCCCTGGGCGCCTACGGTGCCCTCGAGTGCCGCGACTGGTGCCGGGTGGACATCCGCTGCGACGCCGAAGGCACCCCGAACGTGGTGGAGCTGAACCCGCTCCCCGGCATCCTGCCCGACCCGCGGGACAATTCGTGCTTCCCCAAGGCGGCACGCGCGGCTGGTATGAGTTACGACGAGCTGATCCGGAGCGTGGCGGACATCGCCTGGCGCCGGATCAGCGGACGTTCACTCCTTGCTGAGGCGGCTGCGTGA
- a CDS encoding ATP-grasp domain-containing protein, with protein MKIAVLYDGGWDEWDAKDVASVWESVKEVQSALRSRGYETCSIPVRAPNDFSWLPKVRKADAVFNLCEGIGGHSKYEDFVVATLELTGVPYTGCRPWAVTVAHRKHVANTLLARSGTPIPPFAVCDGNKIPADLTLPVIVKPAAEDASVGIDAGSVVTSKRALKKRLAETVEQWDTVLVQEYVAGREFNIGFVGDQVLPIAELCFDNMPEGSWPILTYAAKWDVGSPEDLGSVPVCPANIAPDLHKRMVAVARQAWEELCGAEGYGRVDMRVDAAGQPFVLEVNPNPDISDAAGLSRMAKAHGWEYEDLICRIVDEALSRSSSRQAAAALVDTATPAA; from the coding sequence GTGAAGATTGCGGTCCTGTACGACGGGGGCTGGGACGAATGGGACGCCAAGGACGTGGCGTCGGTCTGGGAGAGCGTCAAAGAGGTGCAGTCGGCGCTGCGCAGCCGCGGCTACGAGACCTGCTCCATCCCGGTGCGCGCCCCGAACGACTTTTCCTGGCTCCCCAAGGTCCGCAAGGCCGACGCGGTCTTCAATCTCTGCGAGGGGATCGGCGGCCATTCCAAGTACGAGGACTTCGTGGTGGCCACCCTGGAGCTGACCGGGGTGCCCTACACCGGCTGCCGCCCCTGGGCGGTGACGGTGGCCCACCGCAAGCACGTGGCCAACACCCTGCTGGCCCGGAGCGGGACGCCCATCCCCCCCTTCGCGGTCTGTGACGGCAACAAGATCCCGGCCGACCTGACCCTGCCGGTGATCGTGAAGCCCGCCGCCGAGGACGCCAGCGTGGGGATCGACGCCGGCTCGGTGGTCACCTCCAAGCGCGCCCTCAAGAAGCGGCTGGCCGAGACGGTCGAACAGTGGGACACCGTACTGGTGCAGGAGTACGTCGCCGGCCGGGAGTTCAACATCGGCTTCGTGGGTGACCAGGTCCTGCCCATCGCCGAGCTGTGCTTCGACAACATGCCCGAGGGCAGCTGGCCGATCCTCACCTACGCCGCCAAGTGGGACGTGGGGAGCCCCGAGGACCTGGGGTCGGTGCCGGTCTGTCCCGCCAACATCGCCCCCGACCTGCACAAGCGGATGGTGGCGGTGGCGCGGCAGGCGTGGGAGGAGCTGTGCGGGGCGGAGGGATACGGGCGGGTGGACATGCGGGTGGACGCCGCGGGCCAGCCGTTCGTGCTCGAGGTGAACCCGAACCCCGACATCTCCGACGCCGCCGGCCTCTCCCGCATGGCCAAGGCCCACGGCTGGGAGTACGAGGACCTGATCTGCCGGATCGTCGACGAGGCGCTCTCCCGCTCCAGCAGCCGCCAGGCCGCGGCCGCTCTGGTCGACACCGCCACCCCCGCCGCATGA
- a CDS encoding GNAT family N-acetyltransferase, translating into MTHRVGPRLRDLTSADAVRILDITRATGVFREEELAIADEVFHDAVAPAGPSGGPPAGAWGGSHATRPYYALGAEVDGELMGWICWGKTPCTEGTWDLYWLAVDPAAYRRGVARALVAEMEGRLAGMARLIAVDTSGRPDYGPTRDFYEAVGYAAVARVPGFYAPGDDQVIFTKAL; encoded by the coding sequence ATGACCCACCGCGTCGGGCCTCGTCTGCGGGACCTGACGAGCGCCGACGCGGTCCGCATCCTCGACATCACCCGCGCCACCGGCGTCTTCCGCGAGGAGGAGCTGGCCATCGCGGACGAGGTGTTCCACGACGCCGTGGCGCCCGCCGGTCCCTCCGGGGGGCCCCCGGCCGGCGCGTGGGGTGGCTCGCACGCGACGCGCCCCTACTACGCCCTCGGCGCCGAGGTGGACGGCGAGCTGATGGGGTGGATCTGCTGGGGGAAGACCCCCTGCACCGAGGGGACCTGGGACCTCTACTGGCTGGCGGTGGACCCGGCCGCCTATCGCCGCGGGGTGGCCCGGGCGCTGGTGGCGGAGATGGAGGGGCGGCTGGCGGGGATGGCCCGCCTGATCGCGGTGGATACCTCCGGGCGCCCCGACTACGGCCCCACCCGCGACTTCTACGAGGCGGTGGGATACGCCGCGGTGGCGCGGGTCCCCGGCTTCTACGCCCCCGGCGACGACCAGGTGATCTTCACCAAGGCGCTGTAG
- a CDS encoding amidohydrolase family protein, with product MPLWGHAVPVPPTRRCACGRPTGSPAAACQRRRLARGRGGTRGEVPLLAAATRNPRRIHLVKPYLLALGIAALTAGPLAGQDLIAIRAGRLVDVARGEVRANQVILVRGERIEAVQAGTAPIPRGARVIDLSAHTVTPGLIDLHAHLIGDISSSSPIAPLTQSGAQDALAGVQNARATLLAGFTTVRDIGTYRAYVDVALRNAINAGIVRGPRMQVAGAYVTVSSGAGEVTGMAADVSAPADMRRGVANDAAAVRQRVRELLNGGADFIKILATGAVFTMGTQPGAPEYTEEELKAAVDEAANYGTYVAAHAHGAEGIKRAVRAGVRSIEHGSLADDEALALMKARGTWLVADIYNGDYTDSVGAIEHWPEEILRKNRETTGTQRDAFRKAVALGVPLAYGTDSGIYPHGLNARQLRYMVTYGMTPMQAVQSATIQAARAMGWEDRVGSIAPGRYADLIAVRGDALADLGRFEAVDFVMKGGEVVKERGVATAPW from the coding sequence ATGCCGCTCTGGGGGCACGCGGTCCCGGTGCCACCCACCCGCCGGTGCGCGTGCGGCCGACCCACGGGTTCCCCCGCCGCCGCGTGCCAACGCCGACGACTGGCACGCGGCAGAGGGGGGACCCGTGGGGAGGTCCCACTCCTGGCAGCCGCAACACGAAATCCGAGGAGGATCCACCTGGTGAAGCCCTACCTGCTCGCCCTTGGCATCGCCGCGCTCACCGCCGGGCCGCTCGCCGGCCAGGACCTCATCGCGATCCGCGCCGGCCGCCTGGTGGACGTGGCGCGCGGCGAGGTCCGTGCCAACCAGGTCATCCTCGTCCGCGGTGAGCGGATCGAGGCGGTGCAGGCCGGCACGGCGCCGATCCCCCGGGGGGCCCGCGTCATCGACCTCTCGGCCCACACCGTGACCCCGGGGCTCATCGACCTCCACGCCCACCTGATCGGCGACATCTCCTCGTCGAGCCCGATCGCGCCGCTGACCCAGTCGGGGGCCCAGGACGCGCTGGCGGGGGTGCAGAACGCCCGGGCCACCTTGCTCGCGGGCTTCACCACCGTGCGCGACATCGGCACCTACCGCGCCTACGTCGACGTGGCCCTCCGCAACGCCATCAACGCCGGCATCGTCCGCGGCCCCCGGATGCAGGTGGCGGGAGCCTACGTGACGGTGTCGAGCGGCGCAGGGGAGGTCACCGGCATGGCCGCCGACGTGAGCGCCCCGGCCGACATGCGCCGCGGCGTGGCCAACGACGCCGCCGCGGTGCGGCAGCGGGTGCGCGAGCTCCTCAACGGCGGCGCCGATTTCATCAAGATCCTGGCGACCGGCGCGGTGTTCACCATGGGCACCCAGCCGGGGGCGCCGGAGTACACCGAGGAGGAGCTCAAGGCGGCGGTGGACGAGGCCGCCAATTACGGCACCTACGTGGCGGCCCACGCCCATGGGGCGGAGGGGATCAAGCGGGCGGTGCGGGCGGGGGTCCGGTCCATCGAGCACGGCTCCCTGGCCGATGACGAGGCCCTGGCGCTCATGAAGGCGCGGGGCACCTGGCTGGTGGCCGACATCTACAACGGCGACTACACCGACTCGGTCGGCGCCATCGAGCACTGGCCCGAGGAGATCCTGCGCAAGAACCGGGAGACCACCGGCACCCAGCGCGACGCCTTCCGGAAGGCCGTGGCCCTGGGCGTCCCCCTGGCCTACGGCACCGACAGCGGCATCTACCCCCACGGGCTCAACGCCCGCCAGCTCCGCTACATGGTCACCTATGGCATGACCCCGATGCAGGCGGTCCAGTCGGCCACGATCCAGGCGGCGCGGGCCATGGGATGGGAGGACCGGGTGGGGAGCATCGCGCCGGGGCGCTACGCCGACCTGATCGCGGTCAGGGGCGATGCCCTCGCCGATCTGGGCCGGTTCGAGGCGGTGGACTTCGTGATGAAGGGGGGCGAGGTGGTGAAGGAGCGGGGGGTGGCTACAGCGCCTTGGTGA
- a CDS encoding CehA/McbA family metallohydrolase has product MYLPQATSGPSSVAWTADGKALIYSMQGRLWRQAIGDSVAQQLTTGPSYDYQPDVSPDGRSVVYAAYWKDAVELRVLDLETLVSEPLVKNGAVNVDPRWSPDGSRVAYVSTAYEGRFHVFVVPAAGTAADPTRLTDDHDSGLPRYYYSRFDHYLSPTWSPDGKEIILVSNRGRIWGAGGLWRMEARPGAPLRQVLDEESAWRMRPDWALDGRRVVYASYLGRQWHQLWLTTADGGDPLQLTYGDFDATAPRWAPDGRRIAYISNEGGNTSLNVVSIPGGSRTRVEARRRVYREPMGRLAIAVVDAATGRPLPARVSIRLPDDRSAVPDDAWWHADDAFDRGDRAFEYGYFHTAGRSTLSVPAGAVAVEVTHGPEWRLVRETITVPANQLTARTIRLARLLPLPGWTSGDLHVHMNYGGHYRATPATLALQARAEGLNVVENLIVNKEDRVPDVGWFTGRPDPVSTTDLLLLHDQEFHTSWWGHTGALGLTRHLLLPDYAGYAGTPVASLFPDNATVADGAHAQGGLFGYVHPFDEEPNPLDTAVALRNALPVDVALGKVDYLEVVGFSDHRATSAVWYRLLNCGFRIPAGAGTDAMTNYASLRGPVGTNRVYVQSPLPLDRGRWYAALKAGKSFATNGPLLQFSVDGQGPGSELVLPAGPHAAVVKVQLRSNVPVDHLEIVENGLVVASLPLRGERTSLDTTLTLPVRQSGWLVLRAWSEHAAEPVLDLYPFATTSPVYLTLGGKPARSTADAEYFLAWIDRLEGGAAAHTGWNTSQEKREVLDRIRRAREVFAARR; this is encoded by the coding sequence ATGTACCTGCCGCAGGCCACCAGCGGTCCTTCCTCGGTGGCCTGGACCGCCGACGGCAAGGCGCTGATCTATTCCATGCAGGGCCGTCTCTGGCGCCAGGCGATCGGCGACTCGGTCGCCCAGCAGCTCACCACCGGCCCCTCCTACGACTACCAGCCCGACGTCTCGCCCGACGGCCGGTCCGTGGTCTACGCCGCCTACTGGAAGGACGCGGTGGAGCTGCGGGTGCTGGACCTCGAGACCCTGGTGTCCGAGCCGCTGGTGAAGAACGGGGCGGTGAACGTGGACCCGCGCTGGTCACCGGATGGCAGCCGCGTCGCGTACGTGAGCACGGCCTACGAGGGGCGATTCCACGTGTTCGTCGTCCCGGCGGCCGGCACGGCCGCGGACCCGACCCGTCTCACCGACGACCACGACTCCGGCCTCCCGCGCTATTACTACAGCCGGTTCGACCACTACCTCTCGCCCACCTGGTCGCCCGATGGCAAGGAGATCATCCTCGTCAGCAACCGGGGCAGGATCTGGGGCGCGGGGGGGCTGTGGCGGATGGAGGCGCGGCCCGGCGCCCCGCTGCGGCAGGTGCTGGACGAGGAGTCGGCCTGGCGCATGCGCCCCGACTGGGCGCTCGACGGCCGTCGCGTGGTCTATGCCAGCTACTTGGGCCGCCAGTGGCATCAGCTCTGGCTCACCACCGCCGACGGCGGCGACCCGCTCCAGCTCACCTACGGTGACTTCGACGCCACCGCCCCCCGCTGGGCCCCCGACGGCCGCCGCATCGCCTATATCAGCAACGAGGGGGGGAACACCTCCCTCAATGTGGTGAGCATCCCCGGCGGCAGCCGGACGCGGGTCGAGGCGCGGCGGCGGGTGTATCGCGAGCCGATGGGCCGGCTGGCCATTGCCGTGGTCGATGCCGCCACCGGCCGTCCCCTCCCCGCGCGGGTGTCCATCCGGCTGCCCGACGACCGCAGCGCGGTGCCCGACGACGCCTGGTGGCACGCCGACGATGCCTTCGACCGCGGCGACCGCGCCTTCGAGTACGGGTACTTCCACACGGCGGGGCGGAGCACCCTGTCGGTGCCGGCCGGCGCGGTGGCCGTGGAGGTGACCCACGGGCCGGAGTGGCGGCTGGTGCGGGAGACGATCACCGTCCCGGCCAACCAGCTCACCGCGCGGACCATCCGCCTGGCGCGGCTGCTGCCGCTGCCCGGGTGGACCTCGGGCGACCTGCACGTGCACATGAACTACGGCGGCCACTACCGCGCCACGCCGGCCACGCTCGCCCTCCAGGCCCGTGCCGAGGGGCTCAACGTGGTCGAGAACCTCATCGTCAACAAGGAAGACCGGGTGCCGGACGTGGGCTGGTTCACCGGACGCCCCGACCCGGTCTCCACCACCGACCTGCTCCTGCTGCACGACCAGGAGTTCCACACCAGCTGGTGGGGCCACACCGGCGCCCTCGGCCTGACCCGGCACCTGCTGCTCCCCGACTACGCCGGGTACGCCGGCACCCCGGTGGCGAGCCTCTTCCCCGACAACGCCACCGTCGCCGACGGGGCCCACGCACAGGGCGGGCTGTTCGGCTACGTGCACCCCTTCGACGAGGAGCCGAACCCGCTCGATACCGCGGTGGCCCTCCGCAACGCCCTGCCGGTGGACGTGGCGCTCGGCAAGGTGGACTACCTCGAGGTGGTGGGCTTCAGCGATCACCGCGCCACCTCGGCGGTGTGGTACCGGCTGCTCAACTGCGGCTTCCGCATCCCGGCCGGTGCCGGCACCGATGCCATGACCAACTACGCCAGCCTGCGCGGGCCGGTCGGCACCAACCGGGTGTACGTGCAGAGCCCGCTGCCCCTCGACCGGGGTCGCTGGTACGCGGCGCTCAAGGCCGGCAAGAGCTTTGCGACCAACGGTCCGCTGCTCCAGTTCAGCGTGGACGGCCAGGGGCCGGGCAGCGAGCTCGTGCTTCCTGCCGGCCCCCACGCCGCCGTGGTCAAGGTGCAGCTGCGCTCCAACGTGCCGGTGGACCACCTGGAGATCGTCGAGAACGGGCTGGTGGTGGCGTCACTCCCGCTCCGGGGCGAGCGCACCAGCCTCGACACCACGCTCACCCTCCCCGTCCGCCAGAGCGGCTGGCTGGTGCTGCGGGCGTGGAGCGAGCATGCCGCCGAGCCGGTGCTCGACCTCTACCCCTTTGCCACGACCAGCCCGGTGTACCTGACCCTCGGGGGCAAGCCGGCGCGGAGCACGGCCGATGCCGAGTACTTCCTGGCGTGGATCGACCGGCTGGAGGGCGGCGCGGCGGCGCACACCGGCTGGAACACCAGCCAGGAGAAGCGCGAGGTGCTGGACCGCATCCGCCGCGCGCGCGAGGTGTTCGCGGCGCGGCGGTAA
- a CDS encoding M20/M25/M40 family metallo-hydrolase, translating into MLRRLQTLSCLLIGLSASTSLSAQAPTDPLVEPYRDAANRIIGAALADSAAWDRLARLTDTFGHRLSGSESLERAIDWIVAEMRKDGLDRPVKEPAMVPHWVRGAESAELVSPRRAPLPMLGLGMSIGTPAQGITAPVLVVSSFEELTRRAAEAKGKIVLFDAPFTSYGATVQYRVRGAIEAARVGAVAALIRSVAPYSIRSPHTGVTRYDTTGAVRKIPIAALTLEDAMMLHRMQDRGEPVVVKLTMGARTLPDARSHNVMAEITGAEHPEEVVVLGGHIDSWDVGTGAMDDAGGVVAAWEAVRIIKALGLRPRRTIRVVGWTNEENGGRGGDAYRDARGANVEQHVLAIESDGGVFRPRGFGFSGTDSALAIVRRVAALLEPIDADSISTPGGGADIAPLMARGVPGMGLATEGERYFWYHHSPGDLVDKLDPADVARCVATMAVMAYVIADLPERLPAGAGR; encoded by the coding sequence ATGCTCCGTCGGCTGCAGACCCTATCTTGCCTCCTGATCGGCCTCTCCGCCAGCACGAGCCTGTCGGCGCAGGCCCCCACCGATCCCCTCGTCGAGCCGTATCGCGATGCCGCCAACCGGATCATCGGCGCCGCCCTGGCCGACAGCGCCGCCTGGGACCGTCTGGCCCGGCTCACCGACACCTTCGGCCACCGGCTGAGCGGCTCGGAAAGCCTGGAGCGGGCCATCGACTGGATCGTGGCCGAGATGCGGAAGGACGGCCTCGACCGGCCGGTGAAGGAGCCGGCGATGGTGCCCCACTGGGTGCGGGGCGCCGAATCGGCGGAGCTGGTCTCCCCCCGGCGCGCGCCGCTGCCCATGCTCGGGCTGGGCATGAGCATCGGCACCCCGGCGCAGGGCATCACCGCGCCGGTGCTGGTGGTGTCGAGCTTCGAGGAGCTCACCCGCCGCGCGGCGGAGGCCAAGGGGAAGATCGTCCTCTTCGACGCCCCGTTCACCAGCTACGGCGCCACCGTGCAGTACCGGGTGCGCGGCGCCATCGAGGCGGCCAGGGTGGGCGCCGTGGCGGCCCTCATCCGCTCGGTGGCCCCGTACAGCATCCGCTCCCCCCACACCGGCGTCACCCGCTACGACACCACGGGCGCGGTCCGGAAGATCCCCATCGCGGCGCTCACCCTGGAAGACGCCATGATGCTGCACCGGATGCAGGACCGGGGGGAGCCGGTGGTGGTGAAGCTCACCATGGGGGCCCGGACGCTGCCCGACGCGCGGAGCCACAACGTCATGGCCGAGATCACCGGCGCCGAGCACCCGGAGGAGGTGGTGGTCCTGGGCGGCCACATCGACAGCTGGGACGTCGGCACCGGCGCCATGGACGATGCGGGCGGCGTGGTGGCGGCCTGGGAAGCGGTGCGGATCATCAAGGCGCTGGGCCTGCGGCCGCGGCGCACCATCCGGGTGGTGGGCTGGACCAACGAGGAGAACGGCGGCCGCGGCGGCGACGCCTACCGCGATGCCCGGGGCGCCAACGTCGAGCAGCACGTGCTGGCCATCGAGTCCGACGGCGGGGTGTTCCGGCCCCGGGGCTTCGGCTTCAGCGGCACCGACAGCGCGCTGGCGATCGTGCGCCGGGTGGCCGCCCTGCTCGAGCCGATCGACGCCGACAGCATCAGCACCCCGGGGGGCGGTGCCGACATCGCCCCGCTCATGGCCCGCGGCGTGCCGGGGATGGGTCTCGCCACCGAGGGGGAACGGTACTTCTGGTACCACCACAGCCCCGGCGACCTGGTGGACAAGCTCGACCCGGCGGACGTGGCGCGCTGCGTGGCGACGATGGCGGTGATGGCCTATGTGATCGCCGACCTGCCGGAGCGGCTGCCGGCGGGGGCGGGGCGGTAG